One stretch of Zingiber officinale cultivar Zhangliang chromosome 6B, Zo_v1.1, whole genome shotgun sequence DNA includes these proteins:
- the LOC121991865 gene encoding DNA repair RAD52-like protein 2, chloroplastic: protein MEAACAGLFLPRSALPAASWKEARFLCPARTRQRKAVAMAMENNVAGGGGYAGVPNTNYVVSLDAVPYSLTRPLNEILRDLHKRVPDKIIDADHNSIPWYHTNRMLSFYAPGWCGEVRDVVFSDNGTVTVVYRVTIRGSDGEAHRESSGTVSLNDAQFEDPVAAAEELAFCKACARFGFGLYLYHED from the exons ATGGAGGCCGCCTGCGCCGGCTTATTCTTGCCCCGATCTGCCCTCCCCGCCGCCTCCTGGAAGGAGGCGCGATTCCTCTGCCCGGCACGGACGAGGCAACGGAAGGCGGTGGCTATGGCGATGGAGAATAACGTCGCTGGAGGCGGAGGCTATGCCGGAGTGCCCAACACTAACTACGTGGTGTCTCTTGATGCTGTCCCTTATTCCCTCACGCGCCCCCTTAACGAGATCCTGAGGGACCTCCACAAGAGAGTGCCGGACAAGATCATCGATGCCGACCACAACTCGATCCCCTG GTACCATACGAACAGAATGCTGAGCTTTTATGCTCCAG GCTGGTGTGGTGAAGTACGCGATGTTGTATTCTCAGACAATGGAACTGTGACAGTAGTATACCGAGTTACCATAAGAGGATCAGACGGAGAG GCTCACCGTGAGTCGAGTGGAACAGTATCACTGAATGATGCCCAGTTCGAAGATCCTGTTGCAGCCGCTGAAGAATTGGCCTTCTGCAAAGCGTGTGCTAGGTTTGGTTTTGGTTTGTATTTATATCACGAGGATTAG
- the LOC121991864 gene encoding ACD11 homolog protein-like: MGEETPSDPALEAGAAAARPLAVVAAAFEDISRMIDGDGEGPCDLRLAPFSSACSLVTVLFGCLGFAFKFAELEYSSKVNDLIEASKTYDTLSSILEHDIANDSVRKQGSHSRNLRRVRLGLDLIKALFEQYLSSSDCSLKEAASTAYDQVCAPFHAWTIRKAVGAGMYALPTRDQLLLRLNETDASVKKEMEKYIDSSRPVIEYIDNLFLSRNITLDW; the protein is encoded by the exons ATGGGGGAGGAAACGCCCTCGGATCCGGCGTTGGAGGCGGGGGCTGCGGCCGCGAGGCCGCTCGCCGTGGTGGCCGCCGCCTTTGAGGATATATCTAGGATGATCGATGGCGATGGCGAGGGCCCCTGCGACCTCCGCCTCGCTCCCTTCTCCAGCGCCTGCTCCCTCGTCACCGTCCTCTTCGGCTGCCTTGGCTTCGCCTTCAAGTTTGCCGAGTTGGAGTACTCTTCCAAG GTAAATGACTTGATAGAAGCATCAAAGACCTATGATACCTTGAGCAGTATTCTCGAACATGATATTGCAAACGACAGCGTCAGGAAGCAAGGTAGCCATTCCCGTAACCTTCGCAGAGTCCGGCTCGGTCTCGACCTCATCAAAGCGTTATTTGAGCAATATCTTTCATCAAG TGATTGCTCATTAAAAGAAGCTGCCTCAACTGCTTATGATCAAGTGTGTGCACCATTTCATGCCTGGACAATCAGAAAGGCAGTTGGCGCCGGGATGTATGCTCTTCCAACAAGGGATCAATTGCTGTTGAGACTAAATGAGACCG ATGCTTCCGTGAAGAAGGAAATGGAAAAATACATCGACTCAAGCCGACCGGTCATTGAATATATCGACAATCTCTTCCTTTCAAGAAACATCACACTGGACTGGTAA
- the LOC121990733 gene encoding ubiquitin domain-containing protein 7SL RNA1-like yields MDLIFETSTSKYFSIEVGFFDTVLEIKEKVNKDHGYPISNQKLYFRGQELIDDRNIEQCGILQNSLIYLMLSGDDTHALIKVIVNEPLSKQQSAFEAYANETVANFKHRIRVFEAIPTSRFVVFYGGNELHEHRRLEEYGITDSSIVNLVMRPYASSMLSSNKLKVMVRLRADGTEKIPVEVNALDNVSELRREIRRLELETDIVLPPHGYFFIHKENAMEEEKSFMWHDVKDGDTIVVFDGFELKLNL; encoded by the coding sequence ATGGATTTGATCTTTGAGACTTCCACAAGCAAATACTTCTCCATTGAAGTTGGTTTCTTTGACACGGTCCTTGAGATCAAAGAGAAGGTAAACAAGGATCATGGCTACCCTATCTCCAACCAAAAGCTCTACTTCAGAGGCCAAGAGTTGATCGACGACCGCAACATCGAGCAATGTGGGATCCTCCAAAACTCCTTGATCTACCTCATGCTCTCCGGGGATGACACCCATGCTCTAATCAAGGTCATCGTCAACGAACCGTTATCGAAGCAACAAAGCGCTTTCGAGGCCTACGCTAATGAAACAGTGGCTAACTTCAAGCACCGCATCCGTGTCTTCGAAGCCATCCCAACGAGTAGATTCGTGGTGTTCTACGGTGGCAACGAGTTACACGAACATCGAAGATTGGAGGAGTATGGGATCACCGATAGCTCGATAGTGAATCTCGTGATGAGGCCCTACGCGTCTTCGATGCTGAGCTCCAACAAGCTAAAGGTGATGGTGCGACTGAGGGCCGATGGCACGGAGAAAATTCCCGTGGAGGTGAATGCACTAGACAATGTGAGTGAACTGAGGAGGGAAATCCGGAGGTTGGAGCTCGAGACAGACATAGTTTTGCCGCCACACGGATATTTTTTCATCCATAAGGAGAATGCTATGGAGGAAGAGAAATCTTTCATGTGGCACGATGTGAAGGATGGCGATACAATTGTAGTTTTCGATGGATTTGAACTCAAACTCAATCTATAG